A single Rhodothermales bacterium DNA region contains:
- a CDS encoding DUF87 domain-containing protein: protein MAQAIQVPDGRLFLGGSPEGGASAPVFIKTGDLTTHGVIVGMTGSGKTGLGIVLLEEVLLSGRPALILDPKGDMGNLLLAFPELAGADFLPWVSKEEAEKAGKTPEDFADGTAQNWRDGLASWGILPERVKALREKAEFTLYTPGSTAGVPMNIVGSLQAPKTPGGVEIMRDEIEGFVSSLLALVGVTGDPISSREHILLANLIEHAWNQGQDLDLAMLVGQILNPPMRKLGVIELDAFFPEKDRRQLAMRINGLLASPSFSAWMEGPPLDIDALLFTPERKPRAAILSLGHLSDDERQFVVTLVLAKLITWMRGQPGSEDLRAIVYMDEVFGFVPPTAAPPSKKPILTILKQARAFGVGMVLATQNPVDIDYKALSNTGLWMIGRLQTERDKGRLMDGLSSASGGVDIKLLDKQISGLQKRQFVLHSTKNAAPSLFTTRWAMSYLRGPMTREEIGRLTQQAPERSGAAKPAAAASSVAFSSIASTVAPDVAPGVRAYFLHPAADWRAVPGFNPRGATFAAAVAARVHLMYDDSKAGIRHTEEWEAVFHPLTNQLTGEDAIAIDYDDRDLLPSPPDGAQFVLPEADIQKPAFFKALTDSLSDHLFRSQALTIYANPKLKLFSRPGEAQADFDARCQAAAQSRADEEAAKLRETYNKRIARAGELVDKAQDQLEQLKQDHSTRKTDEMLSGVGSLLSVFLGGRKTARGIATDLRRASSKRTQTSKVSSRLDLAEDKVAGQLAELQSLEEELGDALLKLDETWDGVAREIEEIAVNLEKSDIRIASMSLVWVPV, encoded by the coding sequence ATGGCGCAAGCGATTCAAGTACCGGACGGCCGGCTGTTTCTGGGTGGTTCTCCTGAAGGCGGGGCGTCGGCTCCGGTGTTTATAAAGACCGGGGACCTGACGACGCACGGCGTGATCGTCGGCATGACGGGGTCGGGTAAGACCGGCCTCGGAATTGTGTTGCTCGAAGAAGTGCTGCTGTCCGGCCGGCCGGCGTTGATCTTAGATCCGAAGGGCGACATGGGCAACCTGTTGCTCGCGTTTCCGGAGTTGGCCGGGGCCGATTTCTTGCCGTGGGTGAGTAAGGAAGAAGCGGAGAAAGCCGGCAAAACCCCCGAGGACTTCGCCGACGGAACCGCGCAGAACTGGCGGGACGGGCTGGCGTCGTGGGGCATCCTGCCCGAGCGGGTGAAGGCGCTGCGGGAGAAGGCCGAGTTCACGCTCTACACCCCGGGGTCGACGGCCGGCGTGCCGATGAACATCGTCGGCTCCCTCCAGGCCCCGAAGACGCCCGGCGGCGTCGAGATCATGCGGGACGAGATCGAGGGGTTTGTGTCGAGCCTCCTGGCGCTCGTCGGCGTCACCGGAGATCCCATCAGCAGCCGCGAGCACATCCTGCTCGCCAACCTCATCGAGCACGCCTGGAATCAGGGGCAGGACCTGGATCTGGCGATGCTCGTCGGCCAGATTCTCAATCCACCCATGCGGAAGCTGGGCGTCATCGAGTTGGACGCGTTTTTCCCCGAGAAAGACCGCCGGCAGCTCGCGATGCGTATAAACGGCCTGCTCGCCTCGCCGTCGTTCAGCGCCTGGATGGAGGGGCCGCCGCTCGACATCGACGCGTTGCTCTTCACCCCCGAGCGTAAGCCGCGCGCGGCCATCCTGTCGCTCGGTCACCTCTCCGACGACGAGCGGCAGTTCGTCGTCACCCTCGTCCTGGCCAAACTCATCACCTGGATGCGCGGGCAGCCGGGGTCCGAGGACCTGCGTGCGATCGTATACATGGACGAGGTGTTCGGCTTCGTCCCCCCCACCGCCGCGCCCCCCAGCAAAAAGCCCATCCTGACCATCCTCAAACAGGCCCGCGCGTTTGGCGTGGGGATGGTGCTGGCGACGCAGAACCCGGTGGATATCGACTACAAGGCGCTATCGAATACCGGCCTGTGGATGATCGGCCGGCTGCAGACCGAGCGCGACAAGGGCCGGCTGATGGACGGCCTCTCGTCCGCCAGCGGCGGGGTGGATATCAAGCTGCTCGACAAACAGATCAGCGGGCTGCAAAAACGGCAATTCGTGTTACACTCGACTAAAAACGCCGCGCCGTCCCTGTTTACCACCCGCTGGGCGATGTCGTACCTTCGCGGCCCGATGACGCGGGAAGAGATCGGCCGGCTGACGCAGCAGGCGCCCGAGCGGAGCGGAGCGGCGAAACCCGCGGCCGCCGCCTCGTCCGTCGCGTTTTCTTCCATTGCCAGCACCGTCGCTCCCGATGTAGCACCGGGCGTCCGCGCCTACTTCCTGCATCCGGCGGCCGACTGGCGGGCCGTGCCCGGGTTCAACCCGAGGGGCGCCACCTTCGCCGCCGCCGTCGCCGCCCGCGTCCATCTCATGTACGACGACAGCAAGGCCGGCATTCGGCACACCGAGGAGTGGGAGGCCGTCTTCCATCCCCTCACCAACCAGCTGACGGGCGAAGACGCCATCGCGATCGACTACGACGACCGCGACCTCCTGCCCAGCCCACCCGATGGCGCGCAGTTCGTGCTGCCCGAGGCGGACATCCAGAAGCCGGCGTTTTTTAAAGCCCTCACCGATTCCCTCTCCGACCACCTGTTCCGCAGCCAGGCCCTTACCATCTACGCCAACCCGAAGCTGAAGCTCTTCTCCCGCCCTGGCGAGGCGCAGGCCGACTTCGACGCCCGCTGCCAGGCAGCGGCGCAGAGCCGGGCGGACGAAGAGGCCGCGAAACTCCGGGAGACGTACAACAAGCGCATCGCCCGTGCCGGCGAACTCGTCGACAAGGCGCAGGACCAGCTCGAACAGCTCAAACAGGACCACAGCACCCGCAAAACCGACGAGATGCTTTCGGGTGTGGGATCGCTGCTGTCCGTCTTCCTCGGCGGCCGCAAAACGGCGCGCGGCATCGCAACGGACCTCCGCCGGGCGAGTTCAAAACGAACACAGACGAGCAAGGTATCCTCCCGACTCGATCTCGCCGAGGACAAGGTGGCCGGCCAGCTCGCGGAACTGCAATCCCTGGAGGAAGAACTGGGCGATGCCCTGCTGAAGCTGGACGAGACCTGGGATGGGGTCGCGCGGGAGATCGAGGAGATCGCCGTCAATCTCGAAAAGTCCGACATCCGGATTGCGAGCATGTCGCTGGTGTGGGTGCCGGTGTGA